A single genomic interval of Bradyrhizobium japonicum USDA 6 harbors:
- a CDS encoding tetratricopeptide repeat protein, with translation MANLIIRIVTLATCSIALIAAFSVTPAVAAPGTEPGGSEADYGGMGQRSAYPPSSYPKRSGNKATHAPKAKKAKQSLFDDPAFAHGYRAAYSAVYDRTDYASAIEQLKTLGHDDHPNVANLIGYSYRKLGDYEQSQVWYERALKTDPNHVLTWQYYGLWQIERGNREQALYHLGRIASICGTGCEEYRSLAAALEKPPGTSLVY, from the coding sequence ATGGCCAACTTGATAATCAGGATTGTGACACTGGCGACGTGTTCGATTGCGCTGATCGCTGCGTTCTCGGTCACTCCGGCTGTTGCGGCCCCGGGCACTGAGCCAGGTGGCAGTGAGGCAGACTATGGCGGGATGGGGCAACGCTCCGCTTATCCGCCTTCGTCATACCCGAAGCGGTCGGGCAACAAGGCCACTCACGCGCCCAAGGCCAAAAAAGCCAAGCAGTCCCTGTTCGACGACCCCGCCTTTGCTCATGGGTACCGAGCAGCATATTCGGCGGTCTACGACCGCACTGACTATGCCTCTGCGATTGAGCAGTTAAAGACGCTCGGCCACGACGACCATCCAAACGTCGCCAACCTCATCGGCTACTCCTACCGCAAGCTCGGTGACTACGAGCAGTCGCAGGTCTGGTACGAGCGCGCGCTCAAGACCGATCCGAACCACGTGCTGACGTGGCAGTATTATGGACTGTGGCAGATCGAGCGGGGCAACCGCGAGCAAGCGCTCTATCACCTCGGCCGGATTGCGTCCATTTGCGGGACTGGCTGCGAGGAGTACCGGTCGTTGGCCGCCGCGCTAGAGAAGCCGCCCGGCACTAGCCTGGTTTATTAG
- a CDS encoding glutathione S-transferase family protein: MLTVYGEGRGFRVVWLLEELGVAYRLRPVDLFAVENDPDFLAINPAGFIPALQDGEMIMVESIAILEYLLARHGPSPLAVGPDDPAFAAYLQFLHLGEAGLAGPMNAVIVGRALAPEAERNARVTCWALETFHSRLGLVIQHLASRSFLAGDRFTAADISVSYALLLGLRTGNYAPGSVERAYLARTTTRPAYARAMEICQATKAWAERSPGL, translated from the coding sequence ATGCTCACCGTCTATGGCGAAGGTCGTGGGTTCCGTGTCGTTTGGCTGCTCGAGGAATTGGGAGTGGCTTATCGGCTGCGCCCGGTCGATCTGTTCGCTGTCGAGAATGATCCCGATTTTCTTGCGATCAACCCCGCCGGCTTTATCCCGGCGTTGCAGGACGGCGAGATGATCATGGTCGAGTCGATCGCGATCCTCGAATACCTGCTCGCCCGCCACGGCCCGAGCCCGCTCGCCGTCGGCCCGGATGATCCGGCTTTCGCCGCCTATCTGCAATTTCTCCATTTGGGAGAGGCTGGGCTCGCTGGACCAATGAACGCCGTCATCGTCGGTCGCGCACTCGCCCCCGAAGCGGAGCGAAACGCCCGGGTCACATGCTGGGCACTGGAGACCTTTCATAGCCGGCTGGGATTGGTCATCCAACATCTCGCAAGTCGTTCATTTCTCGCCGGAGACCGGTTCACCGCTGCTGATATTTCAGTGAGCTACGCTCTCCTGCTTGGTCTGCGAACCGGCAACTATGCCCCGGGTTCAGTCGAGCGTGCCTATCTCGCCCGCACGACGACACGCCCCGCCTACGCCCGAGCGATGGAAATCTGCCAAGCCACCAAGGCTTGGGCGGAGAGATCACCGGGGTTGTAG
- a CDS encoding nitrilase-related carbon-nitrogen hydrolase, with the protein MAEAIKLRAIAHSFEGKIFTIVSCSTVSEEIITAMETVVPDARARLQRKSSAFSGIIGPDGRVVGDPLIDDEGIVYADIDLDRCIQPKQMHDIVGHYNRFDIFDLRVNRRPLAPLGLMETERAAGDEQVGFSSIPGKLE; encoded by the coding sequence ATGGCGGAGGCGATCAAGTTGCGCGCGATCGCCCATTCCTTTGAGGGCAAGATTTTTACGATCGTCTCCTGCTCGACCGTGTCGGAGGAGATCATCACGGCGATGGAAACGGTCGTCCCCGACGCGCGTGCGCGCCTGCAGCGCAAATCAAGCGCGTTCTCCGGCATCATCGGACCTGACGGCCGCGTGGTCGGCGATCCCCTGATCGACGACGAAGGCATCGTCTACGCCGACATCGACCTCGACCGCTGCATCCAGCCGAAGCAGATGCATGACATCGTCGGGCACTACAACCGGTTCGACATTTTCGATTTGCGGGTCAACCGCCGCCCTCTGGCGCCGCTCGGCCTGATGGAGACAGAGCGTGCCGCGGGAGACGAGCAGGTGGGCTTCTCGTCGATTCCCGGCAAATTGGAATGA
- a CDS encoding cupin domain-containing protein: MRENVVGRANVEDTPELKAYYKDLEKYEAGALWTVANKIEPWAPQSASVPVLWRYNDLREHVLRSVELVSPEKAGRRVIYLNNPGRRDVSAAVGWLYSGLQVMHPGEVATAHAHSASALRFIMEGAGAYTIVDGHKMTLGARDFVLTPNGTWHEHGVEGNGSVCIWQDGLDIPLVNALEANFFAVHPKVQQEDSGYPVDDMTKTWGNPGLRPADSKWSKGYSPMFKYEWEPTYESLRKYAAATDGSPYDGILMNYVNPITGGHVMQTIGASMQLLRPGEKTKSHRHTGSFIYQVAKGRGYSIIAGQRFEWQERDIFCVPSWAWHEHGNASGSEDACLFCFNDLPVIESLGFYREEAYGDNAGHQPVAA, encoded by the coding sequence ATGCGCGAGAACGTCGTCGGCCGGGCCAATGTCGAAGATACCCCTGAGCTCAAGGCCTATTACAAGGACCTGGAAAAGTACGAAGCGGGCGCGCTGTGGACGGTCGCCAACAAGATCGAGCCGTGGGCGCCGCAATCGGCGTCCGTTCCCGTGCTCTGGCGCTACAACGATCTGCGCGAGCACGTGCTGCGCTCGGTCGAGCTGGTCTCGCCGGAAAAGGCGGGGCGGCGGGTGATCTACCTCAACAATCCCGGCCGCCGCGACGTGTCGGCGGCGGTCGGCTGGCTCTATTCGGGATTGCAGGTGATGCATCCCGGCGAAGTAGCAACAGCGCACGCGCACTCGGCTTCAGCCCTGCGCTTCATCATGGAGGGGGCGGGCGCCTACACCATCGTCGATGGGCACAAGATGACGCTGGGGGCGCGGGATTTCGTGCTCACGCCGAACGGCACCTGGCACGAGCATGGCGTCGAAGGCAACGGCTCGGTCTGCATCTGGCAGGACGGCCTGGATATCCCGCTCGTCAACGCACTGGAGGCGAACTTTTTCGCGGTCCATCCCAAGGTGCAGCAGGAAGATTCCGGCTATCCCGTGGACGACATGACCAAGACCTGGGGCAATCCCGGGCTTCGGCCGGCGGATTCGAAATGGTCGAAGGGTTATTCGCCCATGTTCAAATACGAATGGGAGCCGACCTACGAGTCCTTGCGCAAATACGCCGCCGCGACCGACGGTTCGCCCTATGACGGCATTCTCATGAACTACGTCAATCCGATCACCGGCGGGCACGTGATGCAGACGATCGGCGCGAGCATGCAGCTGCTGCGGCCGGGCGAGAAGACGAAGTCGCACCGGCACACCGGCAGCTTCATCTACCAGGTTGCCAAGGGCCGCGGCTATTCGATCATCGCCGGCCAGCGCTTCGAGTGGCAGGAACGCGACATCTTCTGCGTTCCCTCCTGGGCCTGGCATGAGCACGGCAATGCCTCGGGCAGCGAGGACGCGTGCCTGTTCTGCTTCAACGATCTGCCCGTCATCGAGAGTCTCGGCTTCTACCGGGAAGAGGCCTATGGCGACAACGCCGGCCATCAGCCGGTTGCCGCCTGA
- a CDS encoding indolepyruvate oxidoreductase subunit beta family protein: MRDETVRLALPAGGEATERPISIAIVAMGGQGGGVLTDWIVQLAENHGWVAQSTSVPGVAQRTGATIYYIEAMPPLDGRKPILSLMPTPGDVDVVMAAEFMEAGRSILRGLVTPDRTTLIASNHRSFAIGEKIAPGNGIADGGAVTGALGVAAKTEIIFDLNALAIAHGSVISAAMFGALAAAAVLPFSRDSYLDVIRAGGKGAKASVETFEAAFDRVKTGSSEVTAPAPSKQAGHVPSPATPDPDLAGLITRLKQELPEPALTMARAGLRKVVDFQDVAYGAEYLDILKTLHAADRNAGGGARAYAFTEAAAKYLANAMTYDDVIRVADLKTRAGRRARIESELDMSQGQVLQTTEFMHPRMEEVMGVLPVGFARWLGARPRLLGWLDRRVNRGRRVRTYSLPWFLTLYVVAGLRGLRRRSLRHAVETAHRDGWLKAATDAVAANYQLGVELLQCRRLVKGYSDTHSRGLSKFDRTLEAIKLVERREDAADWARRLREAALKDSAGKELDGVIQTIKTFA, translated from the coding sequence ATGAGAGACGAGACGGTCCGGCTGGCCCTCCCCGCCGGCGGCGAGGCAACCGAGCGGCCGATCTCCATCGCGATCGTCGCGATGGGTGGCCAGGGTGGCGGCGTGCTGACCGACTGGATCGTTCAGTTGGCCGAGAACCATGGCTGGGTCGCGCAATCGACCTCGGTGCCCGGCGTCGCCCAGCGCACCGGCGCCACGATCTACTATATCGAGGCGATGCCGCCGCTCGACGGCCGCAAGCCGATCCTGTCGCTGATGCCGACGCCCGGCGACGTCGACGTGGTGATGGCGGCGGAATTCATGGAGGCCGGCCGGTCGATCCTGCGCGGCCTCGTGACGCCGGATCGCACCACGTTGATCGCATCCAACCACCGGTCGTTTGCAATCGGCGAGAAGATCGCACCGGGCAACGGCATCGCCGACGGCGGCGCCGTCACCGGCGCCCTCGGGGTTGCCGCCAAGACCGAGATCATCTTCGATCTGAATGCGCTGGCGATCGCGCATGGCAGTGTCATCTCGGCCGCGATGTTCGGCGCGCTCGCGGCGGCCGCTGTGCTGCCGTTCAGCCGCGACAGCTATCTCGACGTGATCCGCGCAGGTGGGAAAGGCGCCAAGGCCAGCGTGGAGACGTTTGAAGCCGCGTTTGACCGGGTCAAGACCGGCTCATCCGAGGTCACAGCGCCGGCGCCATCAAAGCAGGCCGGTCACGTCCCCTCTCCCGCGACGCCCGATCCAGATCTTGCCGGGCTCATCACAAGACTGAAGCAGGAGCTGCCCGAGCCTGCGCTCACCATGGCCCGCGCGGGCTTGAGGAAGGTCGTCGACTTCCAGGACGTCGCCTATGGCGCCGAGTATCTCGACATTCTCAAGACGCTGCACGCGGCCGACCGAAACGCCGGCGGTGGTGCGCGCGCCTATGCCTTCACGGAGGCGGCGGCGAAGTACCTCGCCAACGCCATGACCTATGACGACGTCATCCGCGTGGCCGACCTGAAGACACGCGCCGGTCGCCGCGCGCGCATCGAGAGCGAGCTCGATATGTCGCAGGGCCAGGTACTCCAGACCACCGAGTTCATGCATCCGCGCATGGAGGAGGTCATGGGCGTGCTGCCCGTGGGCTTCGCTCGCTGGCTCGGCGCGCGGCCACGCCTCCTCGGCTGGCTCGATCGCCGCGTCAACCGGGGACGCCGGGTGCGGACCTACTCGCTGCCCTGGTTCCTGACGCTCTATGTCGTGGCCGGACTACGCGGCCTGCGGCGCCGCTCGCTACGTCACGCCGTCGAGACCGCGCATCGGGACGGATGGCTCAAGGCCGCAACCGACGCGGTCGCCGCCAACTACCAGCTCGGTGTCGAGCTCCTGCAATGCCGACGCCTCGTGAAAGGCTATTCCGATACCCACAGCCGCGGGCTGTCGAAATTCGACAGGACACTGGAGGCGATCAAGCTGGTCGAACGACGCGAGGATGCCGCCGATTGGGCCCGCCGCCTGCGCGAGGCCGCGCTGAAGGACAGCGCCGGCAAGGAGCTCGACGGCGTGATCCAGACCATCAAGACCTTTGCATGA
- a CDS encoding fumarylacetoacetate hydrolase family protein → MRLVTYILGSSGARLGVLVDGLVVDVEHLGASHGFAWPSDMLSFVDNSVTLLPALKERLDDADGRLPAGSAVPVEDVRLQAPIPRPRKNIFGIGLNYRAHVAESAKSLDTDKDLPKQPVVFSKPPTSVIGPGGAIQHNAKMTQQLDWEVELAVIIGKTATRIATDKAMDHVFGYSVMIDISARDNRRAGQWIFSKGMDTYAPFGPCIVTADEIPDPHDLRLWLTKNGVMKQDSNTKYMIFDIPVLISDISSGMTLEPGDIIATGTPEGVGAGRNPQEWLWPGDVVEAGIDGVGMIRHPVVAI, encoded by the coding sequence ATGCGCCTTGTTACCTACATCTTGGGCTCCAGCGGTGCCCGCCTCGGGGTCCTCGTTGACGGATTGGTCGTGGACGTCGAGCACCTCGGTGCGTCGCATGGCTTTGCATGGCCGAGCGACATGCTGTCGTTCGTCGACAACAGCGTGACATTGCTGCCGGCGCTGAAGGAGCGTCTGGACGATGCCGATGGACGCTTGCCGGCCGGCTCCGCCGTTCCGGTCGAAGACGTGAGGCTGCAGGCGCCGATCCCGCGGCCCCGCAAGAACATCTTCGGCATCGGACTGAACTACCGCGCGCATGTGGCGGAGTCCGCGAAGAGCCTGGACACGGACAAGGATCTGCCGAAGCAGCCGGTCGTGTTCTCCAAGCCGCCGACGTCGGTGATCGGCCCCGGCGGCGCGATTCAGCACAATGCGAAGATGACGCAGCAGCTCGACTGGGAAGTAGAGCTCGCCGTCATCATCGGCAAGACCGCAACCCGCATCGCGACCGACAAGGCGATGGACCACGTCTTCGGCTATTCGGTGATGATCGACATCTCCGCGCGCGACAATCGCCGCGCCGGGCAGTGGATCTTCTCCAAGGGCATGGACACCTATGCGCCGTTCGGCCCCTGCATCGTGACCGCGGACGAGATCCCCGACCCGCATGACCTGCGGCTGTGGCTGACGAAGAACGGGGTCATGAAGCAGGACTCCAACACCAAATACATGATCTTCGACATTCCGGTCCTGATATCGGACATTTCATCGGGCATGACGCTGGAGCCGGGCGACATCATCGCAACGGGAACGCCGGAAGGCGTCGGCGCCGGCAGGAATCCCCAGGAATGGCTGTGGCCGGGCGACGTGGTGGAAGCCGGGATCGATGGCGTCGGCATGATCCGGCATCCGGTCGTTGCGATCTGA
- a CDS encoding adenylate/guanylate cyclase domain-containing protein produces MVQERPVRVERKLSAILAADVAGYSRLMHNDEEATHAKLTALLTEAVQPAISEHGGHIVKNTGDGFLAEFASAVEAVRAAMQFQTRIHELTIDAAEDRRIAFRVGINIGDVIVEPHDIFGDGVNIAARLEGISEPGGIYISSSAYDQVQGKVGVEFGDLGEQNLKNIARPVRVYRMRPSDAATSKQSQLLLPDRPPTASFFPFRPWPALGGRRARMALVIALLLVMTGGVAYWYVHQGEPQPFNHRLSIVVLPFTNLSSASEQEYFAEGITDDLSADLSRIEDSFVIAPSTARAYKNVDPKRVGRELGVRYILDGSLRRTDSLVRINARLIDARTGAEIWSERVDGDWSKSMQLQDIITGRLARRLDLELTNQESRDAEVMRPNNPDAVDLTMRGWAVLNQPYSREQLSQSRALFERALQIDPGFPKALVGLAETLAMEVNYRYAPADRLRRAENAVGQVLSKFPSDAMAHFVKGEILRAGGRNVEAAVGEYEAAIAINPSLAPAHGALGAAKIRVGRSAEAFAPLQMAIQLSPRDPLLSTWYFYIGHAHSHLGHHEEAIDWCRRSIAVQPLWIAYADLAAAHALTGHEREAHAAVAELRRLRPNYTVTEWLQDGKGWSDNAVFLAEFQRIAEGLRKAGLPEVRD; encoded by the coding sequence ATGGTGCAAGAGCGACCAGTCCGAGTCGAGCGCAAGTTATCGGCGATTTTGGCTGCCGACGTGGCTGGCTATTCGCGGCTCATGCACAATGACGAAGAGGCGACCCACGCCAAGTTAACCGCGCTGTTAACGGAAGCTGTCCAGCCAGCAATTTCTGAACACGGTGGCCACATCGTGAAGAACACCGGCGACGGGTTCTTGGCAGAGTTTGCGAGCGCGGTCGAGGCGGTTCGAGCCGCGATGCAGTTCCAGACTCGTATTCATGAACTTACAATCGATGCTGCGGAAGACAGGCGCATTGCTTTCCGTGTGGGCATCAATATCGGCGACGTAATTGTTGAGCCGCATGACATTTTTGGCGATGGCGTAAATATTGCGGCGCGACTTGAGGGCATCTCAGAACCTGGCGGCATCTACATCTCGTCTTCTGCCTACGATCAAGTTCAAGGCAAGGTCGGAGTCGAGTTCGGAGATCTGGGCGAGCAGAACCTCAAGAACATCGCCCGTCCGGTCAGGGTCTATCGAATGCGGCCGAGTGATGCAGCAACAAGCAAACAGTCCCAGCTGCTGCTCCCCGACAGGCCGCCGACTGCTTCGTTTTTTCCGTTCCGCCCGTGGCCGGCGCTTGGTGGGCGGCGCGCTCGGATGGCTTTAGTGATTGCCTTGCTGCTCGTCATGACCGGCGGCGTAGCATATTGGTATGTTCATCAGGGCGAGCCGCAGCCGTTTAACCATCGCCTGTCGATCGTCGTGCTGCCATTTACGAATCTAAGCAGCGCATCCGAGCAGGAGTACTTTGCTGAAGGTATTACCGACGACCTGAGTGCGGATCTTTCACGGATTGAGGATAGCTTCGTGATCGCGCCCAGCACAGCCCGCGCCTACAAGAATGTTGACCCGAAGCGCGTTGGCCGCGAACTCGGCGTACGCTACATCCTCGACGGCAGCCTGCGCAGAACGGACTCACTGGTCCGGATCAATGCCCGGCTGATTGATGCCCGGACCGGCGCGGAGATCTGGTCGGAGCGCGTCGACGGTGACTGGTCCAAATCGATGCAGCTTCAGGATATCATCACCGGTCGACTGGCGCGGCGGCTTGATCTTGAACTGACAAACCAGGAAAGCCGCGACGCGGAGGTTATGCGGCCAAACAACCCTGACGCGGTCGATCTCACGATGCGCGGGTGGGCCGTGCTCAACCAACCCTATTCGCGCGAGCAGTTGTCGCAGTCGCGTGCCCTTTTTGAACGTGCGCTCCAAATCGATCCAGGCTTCCCGAAGGCGTTGGTTGGCCTGGCAGAGACTCTGGCAATGGAGGTCAACTATCGTTATGCGCCGGCAGATCGGCTGCGGCGTGCTGAGAACGCCGTAGGCCAGGTCCTGTCTAAGTTTCCCAGCGATGCGATGGCGCATTTTGTGAAGGGAGAGATCCTGCGGGCCGGGGGCAGGAATGTTGAGGCCGCGGTCGGCGAGTACGAAGCGGCAATCGCGATCAACCCCAGCCTGGCCCCGGCCCATGGCGCGCTCGGCGCCGCCAAGATCCGCGTCGGCCGCTCCGCGGAGGCATTTGCGCCGCTCCAAATGGCCATCCAGCTCAGTCCCCGTGATCCTCTGCTAAGCACGTGGTACTTCTATATCGGCCATGCACACTCTCATCTCGGGCATCATGAGGAGGCGATTGATTGGTGCCGCCGCTCCATCGCGGTGCAGCCTCTTTGGATTGCCTACGCAGATCTCGCCGCCGCCCACGCACTGACAGGACATGAGCGTGAAGCTCACGCCGCCGTCGCCGAGCTTCGTCGGCTCAGGCCGAACTACACCGTCACCGAGTGGTTGCAGGATGGCAAGGGGTGGTCCGACAACGCCGTCTTCCTAGCCGAGTTTCAGCGCATTGCCGAGGGTTTGCGCAAGGCGGGTCTGCCGGAGGTGAGAGATTGA
- a CDS encoding GcrA family cell cycle regulator produces the protein MGWDAKDVALLKRLWAAGQSAAQIARRLGCSRNAVCGMLTRSGLKRGHKPPTARPKIRPPPKPRPTSSAALVRRVEKKVSRSTAEKQQPKEFSKQQLYAILAEAVRNTG, from the coding sequence ATGGGCTGGGATGCGAAAGACGTAGCGCTGCTCAAAAGGCTCTGGGCCGCAGGACAGAGCGCGGCACAGATTGCGCGCCGTCTCGGGTGTAGCCGTAACGCGGTCTGCGGGATGCTGACCCGTTCAGGCTTGAAGCGTGGCCACAAGCCGCCAACCGCAAGACCCAAGATAAGGCCGCCCCCGAAGCCAAGGCCGACGTCGTCGGCCGCCTTGGTACGTCGAGTAGAAAAGAAAGTGTCGCGGAGCACCGCAGAGAAGCAGCAGCCCAAGGAATTCAGCAAGCAGCAGCTGTACGCCATTCTCGCTGAGGCGGTCAGGAACACGGGCTAA
- a CDS encoding indolepyruvate ferredoxin oxidoreductase subunit alpha has product MAERSFAREVEDLRLGDGDTFRGEGILAITKALLQSGVAYVGGYQGSPISHLMDVLADAKDVLDDLGVVFQSSANEAAAAAMLSASVMYPLRGAVAWKSTVGTNVASDALANLASGGVTGGTMIIVGEDYGEGSSIMQERTHAFAMKSQMWLLDPRPDHECIVNLIEKGFELSEFSNTPVMLEVRVRACHMHGSFACKDNVKPAHTIKDALNSPRRDVNRIVLPPAAYEHEQEKIKTRMPAAIGFIRDNRLNEWMGPKQGKVGIIMQGGMYNNVIRALQYLGLSDAYGNTQVPLYVMNVTYPVIDTEVAEFCVDKDAVLIVEEGQPEYLEQAINTVLRRRDIQARIHGKDVLPMGGDYTAQVLLGGVRDFLEKTEPRLLGNRPPAPDAVPVLNHPAVEKLKQVVPARPPGLCTGCPERPIFAAMKLVEEELGQHHVSADIGCHLFSILPPFNIGATTMGFGLGPASTSAFNVKADKRSIAVMGDGGFWHNGLTSGIGNAVFNKHDGVFVIVDNYYTSATGGQDILSSRAINKRRDTNNSIVKAVKGIGGQWVRQLDRTYDVGKMRDTLKEALTTKEEGPKVIVASSECMLNKQRRVKPQINKAIKDGVRIVKERFGVDEDVCTGDHACIRLSGCPSLSVKQLDDPLRDDPVAAIDNSCVGCGNCGEVSEAAVLCPSFYRADVIHNPTGWDRFKSRVAMAMIGWLQRRRDRRRPALEALA; this is encoded by the coding sequence ATGGCTGAACGGTCTTTTGCTCGGGAAGTCGAGGATCTCCGGCTCGGCGACGGCGATACGTTCCGCGGCGAAGGCATCCTCGCCATCACCAAGGCGCTGCTGCAATCCGGCGTCGCCTATGTCGGCGGCTACCAGGGCTCGCCGATCTCGCACCTGATGGACGTGCTCGCCGACGCCAAGGACGTGCTCGACGATCTCGGCGTCGTGTTCCAGAGCTCCGCCAACGAAGCGGCTGCGGCGGCGATGCTGTCGGCCTCGGTGATGTATCCCCTGCGCGGCGCGGTGGCGTGGAAGTCGACGGTCGGCACCAACGTCGCCTCCGACGCGCTCGCCAATCTCGCCTCGGGCGGCGTCACCGGCGGCACCATGATCATCGTCGGCGAGGACTATGGCGAAGGCTCCTCCATCATGCAGGAGCGGACCCACGCCTTCGCGATGAAATCGCAGATGTGGCTGCTCGATCCCCGCCCCGATCATGAGTGCATCGTCAATCTGATCGAGAAGGGTTTTGAGCTCTCCGAATTCTCGAACACGCCCGTGATGCTCGAGGTTCGCGTCCGCGCCTGCCACATGCACGGCAGCTTCGCCTGCAAGGACAACGTCAAGCCGGCGCACACCATCAAGGACGCGCTCAACAGCCCCAGGCGCGACGTCAACCGCATCGTGCTGCCGCCGGCGGCCTATGAGCACGAGCAGGAGAAGATCAAGACGCGGATGCCCGCCGCGATCGGCTTCATCCGGGACAATAGGCTGAATGAATGGATGGGGCCGAAGCAGGGCAAGGTCGGCATCATCATGCAGGGCGGCATGTACAACAACGTGATCCGCGCGCTGCAATATCTCGGGCTGTCGGATGCCTACGGCAACACACAGGTTCCGCTCTACGTCATGAACGTCACCTACCCCGTGATCGACACCGAGGTCGCGGAGTTCTGCGTCGACAAGGACGCCGTCCTGATCGTCGAGGAAGGCCAGCCTGAATATCTGGAGCAGGCGATCAACACCGTGCTCCGCCGAAGGGACATCCAGGCGCGCATCCACGGCAAGGACGTGCTGCCGATGGGCGGCGACTACACCGCGCAGGTCCTGCTCGGCGGCGTCAGGGACTTCCTGGAGAAGACCGAGCCGCGGCTGCTCGGCAACCGGCCGCCGGCGCCGGACGCCGTTCCCGTGCTCAATCACCCCGCGGTCGAGAAGCTGAAGCAGGTCGTGCCGGCGCGCCCGCCCGGGCTCTGCACCGGCTGCCCGGAGCGGCCGATCTTCGCCGCGATGAAGCTCGTCGAGGAAGAGCTCGGCCAGCATCATGTCTCGGCCGACATCGGCTGCCATCTGTTCTCGATCCTGCCGCCCTTCAATATCGGCGCGACCACCATGGGCTTCGGCCTTGGCCCGGCCTCGACCTCGGCCTTCAACGTCAAGGCCGACAAACGCTCGATCGCGGTGATGGGCGACGGCGGCTTCTGGCACAACGGACTGACCAGCGGCATCGGCAATGCCGTGTTCAACAAGCACGACGGCGTGTTCGTCATCGTCGACAACTATTACACCTCGGCGACCGGCGGTCAGGACATCCTGTCCTCGCGCGCGATCAACAAGCGGCGCGACACCAACAATTCGATCGTCAAGGCCGTGAAGGGCATCGGCGGCCAGTGGGTGCGCCAGCTCGACCGCACCTATGATGTCGGCAAGATGCGCGACACGCTGAAGGAAGCGCTGACGACCAAGGAGGAAGGCCCCAAGGTCATCGTCGCGTCCTCCGAATGCATGCTGAACAAGCAGCGCCGCGTGAAGCCGCAGATCAACAAGGCGATCAAGGACGGAGTGCGCATCGTCAAGGAACGCTTCGGTGTCGACGAGGACGTCTGCACCGGCGACCACGCCTGCATACGGCTCTCGGGCTGCCCGTCGCTTTCGGTGAAGCAGCTGGACGATCCCTTGCGCGACGATCCCGTTGCGGCGATCGACAATTCCTGCGTCGGCTGCGGCAATTGCGGCGAGGTCTCCGAGGCCGCCGTGCTCTGCCCCTCGTTCTATCGCGCGGACGTCATTCACAATCCGACCGGCTGGGACAGGTTCAAATCCAGGGTCGCGATGGCCATGATCGGCTGGCTGCAACGGCGGCGTGATCGCCGGCGTCCGGCACTCGAGGCGTTGGCATGA
- a CDS encoding dodecin family protein — translation MPDSVYKVIELIGTSSDSWEKAAANAVGQAAKSLRDLRIAEVVKLDVQLDEKGNVEAYRAKLNVSFKFEGS, via the coding sequence ATGCCTGATAGCGTCTACAAGGTCATTGAACTGATCGGTACCAGCAGCGACTCATGGGAGAAGGCGGCCGCCAATGCGGTCGGGCAAGCTGCAAAATCTCTCCGGGATCTTCGCATTGCAGAGGTCGTCAAGCTCGATGTGCAACTGGATGAGAAGGGAAACGTAGAGGCCTATCGCGCCAAGCTCAACGTCTCGTTCAAGTTCGAGGGGTCCTGA
- a CDS encoding acyl-CoA thioesterase, producing MTSFSFDRELRFGDCDPSGIAYFPSYLNILNGVVEDFWARIGFPWPELITVRKIGTPTVHLTCDFSRPSMFGDRLTFGLRIGRVGGSSLHLEHVVSGANGMRWRARQILAATSLVDHHAIPWPDDIRAALMAHMSVGEGTEAAPT from the coding sequence ATGACGTCGTTCTCGTTCGACCGCGAGCTGAGGTTCGGAGACTGCGATCCCTCGGGGATCGCGTACTTCCCGTCCTACCTGAACATCCTCAACGGCGTCGTCGAAGACTTCTGGGCGAGGATCGGCTTTCCATGGCCGGAATTGATCACGGTCCGGAAGATCGGGACGCCCACGGTGCACCTGACCTGCGACTTCTCCCGGCCGTCGATGTTCGGCGATCGCCTGACGTTCGGATTGCGCATCGGCCGGGTCGGTGGATCGTCGCTCCATCTGGAGCATGTCGTCTCCGGCGCGAACGGCATGCGCTGGCGCGCGCGGCAGATCCTGGCCGCGACGTCGCTGGTGGATCATCATGCGATCCCGTGGCCGGATGACATTCGCGCCGCGCTGATGGCGCATATGAGCGTGGGCGAGGGCACCGAGGCAGCACCCACATGA